The sequence below is a genomic window from Myxococcota bacterium.
GCGCAGGGCCACGTTGAGTCCCTGACCGCCGACGGGCGACATGGTGTGTGCCGCGTCGCCCACGAGCAGCGTACCGGGTTGGGCCCAACCCACGACCCGATCGGACACCGCATCCAACAGGAACGGTCGGCTCAACGCTCCCGCGTTCGCCCGCAGATGGGACGCCAGCTCCGGGTCCGCGTGATCCGCCATCTCCTCCACCCAGGTCGCGACGTCCTTCGACTTCAGTTCGCCGTAGGTGCCCTTGAGGATCACCCAGGCCACCTGGAAGAGACCGTCGGGGGAGCGCACCGCGATCATCAGATGGCCCCGGCCGAGCACCACGCGCCCGCGGGCCTCGGGCCAATCGGGATACGGCATCTTGAACCAGACCACGTCCATCGGGAGGCTCGTGCGTCGCACCCGCGGCGCCAGGCGTTTGCGCACCACCGACGCGCGACCATCGGCGCCGATCAGGAAGGGTGTGCAGAGCTCGTGCTCACGGTCCTCGCCGGTGCGCTTCACGCGCAACCTCGTCTTGCCCGACTCGCGCTCGACGCCGCGGACGGCCGCACCGCGCCAGAGTTCGAGGTGTCCCGTGCGCTCGCCGAGCGCGACGAGGTGCTCGAGGAGTTCGGGCTGGGAGACCGCCATCGGGAGCGGTGGCGCCAGGTCCTCGAGGGACAGGTCGACGAACTGGTGATCGTTGTGGAAGGCCTCGATGCGCTCGGGCGTGCTGGTGGACACCGTGTCCAAGGAGACGCCCGCATCCTCGAGGGCGCGCAAGCCGCTCGGCATCAGGATCTCCCCGCGAAACTCGCGGGCGAAATCGGTCTGCCGTTCGAGGAGCAGGGTGTCGACACCCCGCGAAGCCAGCAGGTAACCGAGCAGCGCACCGGCCGGACCGGCACCGACGACCACGACGCGGTGATCCATGGGACCTCCCTCGAGCGCTCCACCAGACTACCGCGGGCGGGCTTCATGGGCACCGCGACCGCGTCGGGTACCCTTTTGCGTGTGACCGCCCCCGCCTCCACCGCTGCCGAATCCGACTCTGCGCCGCAGGCTGAGACGAAGCCCACCTGGTACTGGCGTTTGGACTTCGACCTGCTGCGCCAGGCGGCCGCGATCCGCAAGAAAGACCCCACCGACTTCCGCTCGGCGGTCCTCTTCTTCTTCGGTTTCGGGGGCCGCGACGACGGCGAGATCCTGCGACGCATGCGCAGCCACCCCGAGGGCAAGAAGGTCCTGGCGGACCGCATTCCGCTGCCCGACGCCGTACTGCGCCCCGAGCTCCTGAAGAACCTCCCCAAAGACACCCTCGGCTACCAGTACTGGGCTCACTGCCGCGAGAACCAGCTCGACCCCTTGCTCATCTCGACCGAGAGCCAGAAGGTCGCAAGCACCTTCCCCGCAACCGATGAGCATCGGTTCGTGTACGACCGGTATCGCGACAGCCACGATCTCTGGCACGTGCTCACCGGCTACGGCACCGACATGGCGGGCGAAGCCGGCATCATCGGCTGGACCTACGCACAGCTGCGCAACCGCGGCTTCTTCTTGATCTTTCTCTTGAATGCCACGATGTGCACGCTCCGAGGGCGGCCGGACGTGTTTCGTACCGCCTTCCGCGGTGTCCGCCATGGCAAGCGCTCGCCGCTGCTGCTCGCCGTCGATTGGAACCGCTTCCTCGACCGTCCGATCGACGCCGTTCGACGCGAGCTCGGCCTCGAGGTCGCAGCCGCCTACCCCGTGTTTCACATGGCCGACGCACCGGGCGCGCCACCGGCCTGAGAGGTGTCGCGCGCGACTCAGCCCGAATCGGGCTTCGGTTTCCGTAGACCGAGGCGGGTGTAGTAGCGCTCGGGGACGTCGGCTGGATTCTTGTAGAGGTACGTCAGGCAGGGCTCCTGCCCGAGGTGTGTCGCAGGTTCGACGACGAAGAGGGGCGACCCGGACATTTCGATCGAGCTCTGTTCCATCGCCGGCTCGTGACAACAGTAGACCGGGAGCGCGTCCCGGCCCCAGGTCAGCGGTCGCGGCCCGCGCACCGTGTAGCCCGCGTCGGGCCCGTCGTAGTGCCCTTCGTTCAAGAGGCGTCCCCCGCTCGGACAGACCGGACAGCGGAAGGTCAGCTTCTCGTCGTCCTCTTCGAGCGCGAAGGGCTGCAGATGCACGCGCGTGAAGTGCATCAGCGCTTCGGCGCGCTCGCGGAACCCGGCGTCGCCGAGCATGTCGCTGCGCATCACCACGGCGAGCGCGGCCTCGACCGCGTCGTCTCCGAAGCGGGTGCCCAGCTCGCTGAGCAGCCGCAGTACACGCGCCATGCCGCGGTCGTGGCGGGCCAGCCCTTCGGAGTGGAGCTGCTCGCCCAGGCGGGAGGCTTCCGCCGCGTCTCCCGCCTCGATGGCGTCCCGCAGTGCTCGCGCGGTCTCACGCCACGCGTTCACCAGGTCTTCGGGCTCGTCAGCCGGTCGCGGATGCAGGGCATCGAGTCGCGCCGACACGACTTCACGGGCCGCGGCTCCTCCCCGTTCCTCGAGCTGATCCAGCAAGCCGACTTCCCAGCCCTGGTAGTTCGCCTGCATGGCCAGGACCTCGCGTCGCAGACGCTTCGCCATGGCGGACGCACGCGACGCATCGCTCGCGGCGAGCGCTTCCTTCAGGCCGTCGACGGACCGCAGCCCGGCTTCGCGTAGCTCGGTGTCGCTGAAGACTCGAGGCACCGTACGTCCTCCTTCCGCTCCTATACTACGCGCGTTCGTGTGCCCCAGCGCGTGGGTCAGGGACACCGGAAGAGAAGGAGCGGAGCGCCATGTTCGATCTGTCGGGAAGGATCGCGCTCGTGACGGGCGCGGGGCGGGGCATCGGTGCGGGGATCGCACGCACCCTCGCATCGCAGGGAGCCCACGTGATCGTCAACGATCTCCACGCGGAGCCAGCCGAGCGTGCGAGCGCCGAGATCCAGGCGCAAGGAGGCCAGGCGTCGTCCGCAGCGTTCGATGCGACGCGCCTCGAGGCCTGTCGCGATGCGATCGTCGCCGCAGAGCAGTCGGCGGGGCCGATCGACATCCTCGTCAACAATGCGGGCGGCACGCCCGGCAACGCCTTTCCGACCCCGTTCATCGAGACGCCGGAAGACTCCTGGCAGCAGTACCTCGATCTCAACTTCACGAGCGTGCTCAACTGCACCCGCGCGGTCGTCGAGGGGATGAAGGAGCGGCGCTTCGGACGGATCCTCTCGATCACCTCGGACGCCGGCCGCGTCGGCAACTTCGGATCGTCGGTCTACGGCGCCGCGAAGGCCGCCGCCGACGGCTTCACACGCACCCTCGCGAAAGAGGTCGGCCGCCACGGCGTGACCGTGAACACGGTTGCACTCGGCTTGATCGACACGGTGCCGAAGGAGTTCCTCGAGGGACGGGGCGTCGAGAAGTCCTTTGCCACCCGGCGGATCGGGACGCCCGCCGATGTCGCCGCCGGCGTCGTCTATCTCGCCTCCGAAGAAGCCAGCTGGGTCACGGGGCAGACCCTCGTGATCAACGGGGGCTACCTGGGCGCCTGATCTTCTTCGGGCGTCGGCTCCTCGCCAACGAGCGCGGTGCGGTACGCGTCGAAGTCGGCGTCGAGCGCTTCGAGGTCCAGCTCCTCGAGCAGGGCATCGCGCACGCGCGTGTAGGGCTCGCCCGCCGCGAGACCCTCGAGGAGCCGCGGAATCGTCTTGCGGCGCGCACCGCGCGATTCGGTCAGGAAGCGGACGAGCGCGAGGGCGTTCGAGTAGGCGCCGTGATCGTCCCCTTCGAGTCGTCCCGAATCCCCTCGGAGCACCTCGGACGCCGAGGGAAGCTCGGCGGCACGGCGCTTCAACACCAGCCGATGACGATCCGGAACCGGCCCCCAGCGGCCGTCTTCCAGAGTGGGCAGTTCGACGTTCTCGGCGAAGCCCTCGGTGAGCCAGCCGGGCACGTCCTGGCCGGCGAGATCGTCGAGGTACTGATGGGCCGCCTCGTGCCGGAGCGTTCGCAAGAGCGCGGCGCGGCTCGTGCTGTTCCAAGCGAGGAGCTGACGGTAGTACCCGCTGTAGACCCCGCGCGTGTGGGTAGGAGCGGAGTCGGCGAGAGCTGCCGCGTGGGCGAGGTAGCTCTCCGGGCCCGCGAAGATCCAGACCTGGGTGGGCTCGCGCGTCGGCGGCGTGCCCCAACCGGTGTGGGCGCGGAACTCGGCATGGGCCGCTTCGAGTGCTTCACCCGCAGCGCGCAGCGTGGCTTCGTCGAGCACAGCCGCGATCCGGAAGTGGGGGGTTTCGATCCGACGCACTTCCAGCAGCTCGGGCCCGTAGGCGAGCGCGAGGAACACCTCTTCCAGCGGCGCGAGGGTCTCGGCGTCGACACCGCGTCGTCGCGCCCCGTGTAGCACCGCGCGCGCGGACCCGAACTCGCCGCGCTGGAGATGCAAGCGCGTGAGACTCGCGACGATCGGCGCATGGTCGGGTCGCACCCGGTAGCTCGTGGCCAGCGCCGCCTCCGCCGCATCGAAGCGGCGCGCGAGCTGGTGCAAACGTCCCCGCATGAGCTGCGCAGAGGCGAACTCGGGATCGGCCGCCAGTACGCGGTCGATCGCCGCACCCGCTGCCCCATAGTCGCGCATACCGAAGTGCGCATGTGCGCGCAGGAAGTCACGCACCGGCGGAGACAGGGCGGTCTGCGGGTCGAGCCGCTCCAACACGTCTTCGTGGCGTTTCTCGTCCAACGCCTCGGAAACCCATTCGATGAGCGTGCGTTCACCATAGGGCCGCGATCCGGGCAAGCGGGAGTCCGCGCGCGGGTGAGCGGCCGACGCCTCGGAGGGCACGGGCTCGGAGAACCAACCCGGCAGTCCGCCCGCCTCGCGGGCACGAAAAGCGGCGAAGGCCCTTTGCCGGTGACGATCGCGGAGACGGTCCCACCACGAGGGCTGGACACGCCCCCCGATCTCGAGGCTCTCGAAGCGCGGGAAGTCGACGGTGACGTGGCCGAAGACCTCGGGAGACTTCTGCCAGCGCCCGGATTCGGTGCCGTTCACCCCCGCCACGATCACGTTGCGGCCGACGATCAGCTCGGCCTCGAAGGGCTCGCCGCGACGCATCGGGAACCCGAGCTTCTCGAACGGGTCGTGGGCCCAGGGTCGGATGCGTCCCTCGTTTGCGCCCCAGTGTTCTCGCTTACGCACGACGCGATCCGGCCCGGCCACCTCGGCGACCTGGGCCGGCGTGTAGCCGTAGCGCCCCTTCACCAGGCGCGGGGGATTCCCGAGGATGAACTCGGTGTGGCCGTCCTCGCGCACCAGGGCGAGGAAACGCGACGACGCGTAGGAGCGGCCGCGCACGCGCACGTGCGCCTCCTCGAAGAGCGCGGGGTGCATCAGCGCCCGCCGGCCGGGGTTCTCGGGCGCCGACCCGGCCGGCCATTCCACCTCGGGTTCGGATTCTCTTCCCTCGAAGTCGCCGAGGGTGTCGGGCGTGTAGCGAAGCGCGAGCTCGCCGGCCTCGGCGTCGAAGGCGAGCACCTGGCCCGTGGTCAAGGCGTCGAGGGAGGGCGTCCGGTACCGGGACCGAAAGCGCAGCCGCTGGTCCAGCCACTCCACTTCGTTCCGCGCCTGGCGGGCGTAGAGCGCTCGCTTGTGGGCGTCCAGGAGCGCGGCGAGACGCGCGCCCGCCGCCTCGTCTGCGCCGGCGTCGAGTGCGGTATCGACGGCGCGCAATCCCGCGAAGAACGCCGCTGCGTCCGACTCGGTCGCGCGCGCCGGAGCCGCGGAGGCGGAGACAAGCAGGAGCAGGAGCCCGAGGACCCGGGTCCGAACCCATCGCGGGGAGCGCCGGAGCGACATGAACGAGGGCGAGGATTCCCACTCCGAAGCGCTCTGTCCACCCACGAGCCGTCATGGCCCAGCGATGGCCTATTTCCGCAGGTAGGCCACGAGCAGCTCGACCATCTCGTCGACGAAGCGGGGATCCTCGAGATACCCGGGACGCTCGTCGACCGTTTCACGGATCATGGCGTAGCCGACGCGGTCGACCAGGAACGCTGCGTGCTCCAGGTTCTCGGGGCGGACCTCCTCGCGGTGGCGCTGACACCACGCCTGCAAGAAGAGCTCGACCACGTGGGGTCCACTCGGGTGGGGCGGCATGCGCGCGTCGCCGAGGATGCGCATGTCGGTGCGCTTGCGGTGCTCGTGGTACAGACCGGCGTGCATCGCCAGCAAGCGTCGGTGCTGGGCCACGATCCGTTCGATGAAGAAGCGGAACATCTCCTCGAGCGGAAGCTCGAGCGCTTCGCTCGCCCAACGCACGCGCTGTTCGAGATTGCGCTCCTCTTCGGCCAGGAAGATCGCGTCCACCAGCCCTTCCTTGTCCTCGAAGTACTGGTAGAGCGAACCGATGCTCACCCCCGCGACGTCGGCGATGCGGTTCGTCGTCAGCGCCTCGCTGCCCTCTTCGTCGAGGATGCGGCGCGTCGCCTCGAGCAGACTCTCCACGAGCACCCGGGAGCGCGCCTGACGCGGTGCGCGTCGGCGCGGGTCGGGAGGTGAGGGACTGCTCATGGATGCTTGAGACCTCCGCGTGCAAACGCGAGTCCGAGTGGACTCGAACACACCAAGCCTAACCGGAACCCGTTGCGAATCGACGACTTGCGCGACCGCCGGGAGCCCTTCGATGACCGCGTACGCGAGTGGTTCCTCGTAGGTGGTGGGTCTATCGATTCCGTTACCCCTGCTTGGAGGATCCCTCGATGTGTGATGTACGTCTCACCGCGTTCGCCGCTTCACTCTTTGCGACGCTCGCCGCGTTCCCTGCCTTCGCCCAACCCATGCTGGTGCAGGACGTCAACCTCTCGACCTCGGAAGGTCACGGCTATCCGCGCAACGTGGTCGACCTCGGCGGCCCGACTCTCGTGTTCGAAGGTCGAACCTTCGAAGGCACCTTTGCATTCACGAGCGATGGGACCCTCGCGGGTACCCAACAGATCACGGCGAACGTCGCGATGGTCGCCGGCACCCCGACCACCGCCTTCAGCGGCTTCGCCTATTTCGCCGGAACCACCGACGCCGAGGGCACCGAGCTCTGGCGCACCGACGGCACCGAGGTCGGCACCACCCTCGTGTCCGACATCGTGTCGGGACCGGGTGACAGCTCTCCGAGCAACTTCACCGTCGTCGGCAGCACGCTCTTCTTCACGGCCAGCGATTCGGACGGGAATGAACTCTGGATGACCGACGGCACCGCCGTCGGCACGGTCCAGGTGGCCGACATCCGGCCGGGCGGCATCGGATCGAACCCCCGCAACCTCACCGACGTGGGCGGGACACTCTTCTTCACCGCCAGCAATTCGGACGGAAACGAACTCTGGACGAGCGACGGCACGGGCGCGGGGACCGTCCAGGTTCTCGACATCCGCTCGGGAAGCAGCAGCTCGAGTCCGTCGGCGCTCACGCCGTTCCTCGGAGTGCTCTACTTCTTCGCGAACGACGGCACCAACGGCAAGGAGCTCTGGACGAGCGATGGCACGGGGGTGGGCACGGTGCAGGTCGTCGACATCAACCCGACGGGTGGCATCAGCGGCTTCGAGCTCGCCGTTTCGAACGGCGCGCTGTACTTCGCGGGCACCAACGGCGTCGACGGAACCGAGCTCTGGACGAGCGACGGCACGGCATTGGGCACGCTGCAGGTGGCGGACATCCAGCTCGGCCCCGGCAGTTCCTTTCCCACCGAGTTCGCGTCCGTGGGCACGTCCACCGTGTTCCGGGCCGACGACGGATCCGACGGCCAGGAGCTCTGGGTGACCGATGGGACGGCGCTGGGCACCCAGCTCCTGCTCGACGTGCAGCCGGGCGCACCCGGCTCCGGACTGGCCGGACTCGTCGCGAGCGGTGGCCTGGTCTACTTCTCTGCGGACGACGGTGCCGATGGACAGGAGCTGTGGAAGACCGACGGCACCACGGTCGGGACGGTGCTGGTCACCGACCT
It includes:
- a CDS encoding FAD-dependent monooxygenase, with the translated sequence MDHRVVVVGAGPAGALLGYLLASRGVDTLLLERQTDFAREFRGEILMPSGLRALEDAGVSLDTVSTSTPERIEAFHNDHQFVDLSLEDLAPPLPMAVSQPELLEHLVALGERTGHLELWRGAAVRGVERESGKTRLRVKRTGEDREHELCTPFLIGADGRASVVRKRLAPRVRRTSLPMDVVWFKMPYPDWPEARGRVVLGRGHLMIAVRSPDGLFQVAWVILKGTYGELKSKDVATWVEEMADHADPELASHLRANAGALSRPFLLDAVSDRVVGWAQPGTLLVGDAAHTMSPVGGQGLNVALRDAIVAANALVPALRAERGVDAAAASVEAERAREVDLLQRLQALPPRLLLGRSLLHEWARRGVAALVGSGRVAARDRPPARFFLDGVSPVALRV
- a CDS encoding Coq4 family protein, yielding MTAPASTAAESDSAPQAETKPTWYWRLDFDLLRQAAAIRKKDPTDFRSAVLFFFGFGGRDDGEILRRMRSHPEGKKVLADRIPLPDAVLRPELLKNLPKDTLGYQYWAHCRENQLDPLLISTESQKVASTFPATDEHRFVYDRYRDSHDLWHVLTGYGTDMAGEAGIIGWTYAQLRNRGFFLIFLLNATMCTLRGRPDVFRTAFRGVRHGKRSPLLLAVDWNRFLDRPIDAVRRELGLEVAAAYPVFHMADAPGAPPA
- a CDS encoding SDR family oxidoreductase: MFDLSGRIALVTGAGRGIGAGIARTLASQGAHVIVNDLHAEPAERASAEIQAQGGQASSAAFDATRLEACRDAIVAAEQSAGPIDILVNNAGGTPGNAFPTPFIETPEDSWQQYLDLNFTSVLNCTRAVVEGMKERRFGRILSITSDAGRVGNFGSSVYGAAKAAADGFTRTLAKEVGRHGVTVNTVALGLIDTVPKEFLEGRGVEKSFATRRIGTPADVAAGVVYLASEEASWVTGQTLVINGGYLGA
- a CDS encoding TetR/AcrR family transcriptional regulator; this encodes MSSPSPPDPRRRAPRQARSRVLVESLLEATRRILDEEGSEALTTNRIADVAGVSIGSLYQYFEDKEGLVDAIFLAEEERNLEQRVRWASEALELPLEEMFRFFIERIVAQHRRLLAMHAGLYHEHRKRTDMRILGDARMPPHPSGPHVVELFLQAWCQRHREEVRPENLEHAAFLVDRVGYAMIRETVDERPGYLEDPRFVDEMVELLVAYLRK